A part of Paenibacillus donghaensis genomic DNA contains:
- a CDS encoding HIRAN domain-containing protein, which translates to MNQINKLLINWKGPKTKSNYAVGQLLKVEGRYIFQYNKKVVNEAASEGFSLFVGFSDIDVAYESDKLFSIFERRIPDENRSDFKRFLEAFKDELTDDLQWDYLRYMKGNLATDSISFITPVIFEKETGLLYLVCEIAGWSITKNNLIDYEVDKEIEMVIDNNNPKDKEAIELFYHDKDTRMTIGYVPKPFNELFYRFIKNGLPIVTKIFYKKHKDNRPLIIIRSNSKMTADIIRQEKDLQYMVFICERSM; encoded by the coding sequence ATGAATCAAATTAATAAGTTGTTGATTAACTGGAAAGGACCGAAAACAAAAAGTAATTATGCTGTTGGGCAACTTTTAAAAGTTGAAGGGAGATATATCTTTCAATATAACAAGAAAGTTGTAAATGAAGCAGCAAGTGAGGGGTTTTCACTCTTTGTAGGCTTTAGCGACATTGATGTAGCCTATGAAAGTGACAAATTATTCTCAATTTTTGAGAGAAGAATTCCTGATGAAAATAGAAGTGATTTCAAAAGGTTTTTGGAAGCATTTAAAGATGAATTGACAGATGATCTACAATGGGATTATCTGAGATATATGAAGGGCAACCTAGCAACAGATTCGATTTCGTTCATTACGCCTGTCATCTTTGAAAAGGAAACTGGGTTACTTTATTTAGTGTGTGAGATTGCGGGATGGTCTATCACCAAAAATAACTTAATTGACTACGAAGTTGATAAAGAGATCGAAATGGTTATTGATAATAATAATCCCAAAGACAAAGAAGCAATTGAATTATTTTATCATGACAAAGATACTCGAATGACCATTGGGTATGTTCCAAAACCTTTTAATGAATTGTTTTATAGATTTATAAAAAATGGGCTTCCAATTGTTACAAAAATTTTTTATAAGAAGCATAAAGACAATCGTCCACTAATCATTATTAGATCCAATTCAAAAATGACTGCTGATATAATTAGACAAGAAAAAGATCTTCAATATATGGTCTTTATCTGCGAGCGTAGTATGTGA
- a CDS encoding HipA domain-containing protein, with protein sequence MSPIIDISDWKYEKKLNASGSKEKRWYRNPQNDRLYLFKLPISLTSDSWINIKESSGEMRSEKIASEIGSILGLNTHNVEIASLKVDTEIIDDYDLKVEKIRDDKIYGALCCSFLEDNESLIEGADMIMDFDHTYDRKKLRGEYEIYSYDLLMNVFSKYGFLDDLKKMIIFDTLIGNTDRHQDNFGIIRNEVDKRIRFAPFYDNSSSLGRELTESRILLLAKDTQAFNAYIHGKKASSLIRWGNLEKNEKLNAFVFFKKVMEISPELIKYHKMLYQLTDSKIDKLIFEIPSVMTEVQQLFVSKVLKIRRDILLKEFLKYESN encoded by the coding sequence ATGAGTCCTATTATTGATATTTCAGATTGGAAATATGAAAAAAAATTAAACGCATCGGGATCAAAAGAAAAACGATGGTATAGAAACCCACAAAATGATCGCCTTTATTTATTTAAACTCCCAATATCATTAACGAGTGACTCATGGATAAACATTAAAGAATCGAGTGGTGAGATGAGGTCGGAAAAAATCGCCTCCGAAATAGGAAGTATATTAGGACTTAACACTCACAATGTGGAAATAGCCTCATTAAAGGTAGATACAGAAATTATTGATGATTATGATCTCAAAGTTGAAAAAATTAGAGATGATAAAATTTATGGTGCATTATGTTGTTCATTTTTAGAAGATAACGAAAGTTTGATTGAAGGTGCTGATATGATTATGGATTTTGATCACACCTATGATAGAAAGAAATTAAGAGGTGAGTATGAAATCTATTCTTACGATCTTTTAATGAATGTCTTTTCAAAATACGGATTTTTAGATGATCTTAAAAAAATGATTATTTTTGATACTTTGATAGGCAATACTGATCGTCATCAGGATAATTTCGGAATCATAAGAAATGAAGTGGATAAACGAATCCGATTTGCTCCATTCTATGATAACTCTTCAAGCTTAGGAAGAGAGTTGACGGAAAGTAGAATTCTATTATTAGCCAAAGATACTCAGGCCTTTAATGCATATATACATGGAAAAAAAGCAAGTTCATTGATTCGATGGGGGAATCTTGAAAAAAATGAGAAACTCAATGCGTTTGTGTTTTTTAAAAAAGTAATGGAGATATCACCTGAGTTGATAAAATATCATAAGATGCTTTATCAACTTACTGACAGTAAAATAGATAAATTGATATTTGAAATTCCTTCAGTTATGACTGAGGTACAACAACTATTTGTTTCTAAAGTTTTAAAAATACGACGTGATATTTTATTGAAGGAGTTCTTAAAATATGAATCAAATTAA
- a CDS encoding ArpU family phage packaging/lysis transcriptional regulator encodes MGKSDKLAIQLAFDILPIDETETRRRVEEYLETVRVYRQIGFVRRQAALTASPEPRYHGSTNAISRTTENIAIWNTDREAELNRQSKLLDLAMGRLKKAEREIIQLRYLEHEDEYDSILCGELGMSERKYRRVKSRAIYILACALGLEVLIDSITMIK; translated from the coding sequence ATGGGGAAAAGCGACAAATTAGCAATCCAACTGGCTTTTGACATCCTCCCGATCGACGAAACAGAGACCCGTCGCCGGGTGGAGGAATATCTGGAGACGGTTCGTGTGTATCGGCAGATCGGCTTTGTGCGGCGGCAAGCGGCACTCACGGCCAGTCCGGAACCACGGTACCATGGATCGACTAATGCGATCAGCCGGACGACGGAGAATATAGCGATATGGAATACGGATAGGGAGGCAGAGCTAAATAGGCAGTCTAAGCTGCTGGATCTGGCTATGGGGCGGCTTAAGAAGGCTGAACGAGAGATTATACAGCTTCGTTACTTAGAACATGAAGATGAGTATGATTCGATACTTTGTGGGGAGCTGGGGATGAGTGAGCGGAAGTATCGGCGGGTGAAGTCAAGAGCGATTTATATATTGGCGTGCGCACTAGGTCTGGAGGTACTAATAGATAGTATTACCATGATAAAATAA
- a CDS encoding DNA adenine methylase, translating into MKVPRILHYPGSKWSMADWIISHMPQHTTYLEPYFGSGAVLFNKEPSTLETVNDLDGEVSNLFGIIRDKPDDLARLIHWTPYARAEYYKGYETEGTDLERARRFLVRCWMARGGKTSDRTGWRHIIDLNAPHPSKDWQLLPEKIMTVTDRLRGVQIECQPATKLMLRYKRPEVLIYADPPYIRSTRNNRMYKCEMKDADHEELLTVLLDHPGPVLLSGYAHPMYDDGLKHWHRETKQVKAEAGRSRTETLWINPAAASKIGQLDLF; encoded by the coding sequence ATGAAGGTTCCGCGCATACTGCACTACCCCGGCAGCAAGTGGAGCATGGCAGACTGGATTATCAGCCACATGCCGCAGCACACAACATACCTGGAGCCGTATTTCGGCAGTGGAGCAGTGCTGTTTAATAAAGAGCCCTCTACGCTTGAAACGGTTAACGACCTGGACGGCGAAGTATCGAACTTGTTCGGAATTATCCGTGATAAGCCGGACGATCTGGCCAGACTCATCCACTGGACGCCATACGCTCGGGCTGAATATTACAAGGGATATGAAACGGAAGGGACCGACCTCGAGCGGGCGCGGCGCTTCTTGGTTCGGTGTTGGATGGCACGGGGGGGCAAAACAAGTGATAGAACAGGCTGGCGGCACATCATTGATTTGAATGCACCTCATCCTTCGAAGGATTGGCAACTCCTTCCGGAAAAGATCATGACCGTGACTGACCGGCTGCGAGGAGTGCAGATAGAGTGTCAGCCAGCAACTAAGTTGATGCTGCGATACAAACGGCCGGAAGTCCTTATATATGCCGACCCGCCGTATATCCGATCAACCCGGAATAACCGGATGTATAAATGTGAAATGAAGGACGCAGATCATGAAGAGCTGCTGACTGTACTGCTGGATCATCCGGGGCCAGTCCTACTGAGCGGGTATGCTCATCCGATGTATGACGATGGGCTGAAGCACTGGCACCGCGAAACAAAGCAGGTTAAGGCTGAAGCGGGACGTTCCCGCACGGAAACACTTTGGATCAATCCGGCTGCAGCAAGCAAAATCGGCCAGCTTGACTTATTTTAA
- a CDS encoding HNH endonuclease signature motif containing protein: MFRFTPEQKEFVRTHIHGSYIMELTALFNANFKVELKPSQLRAYIKNNGLKSGIDARIKPGNVPPNKGKKKLWAGGEATQFQKGHKPHNYVPVGSERVNGDDYVDIKIADPNKWRGKHLIVWEQHCGQSVPKGHAVIFGDGNRRNFDPDNLILVTRG; this comes from the coding sequence ATGTTCCGATTTACTCCAGAACAAAAAGAATTTGTCCGTACCCATATACATGGCAGCTATATCATGGAACTGACCGCATTGTTCAATGCGAATTTCAAAGTTGAGCTAAAGCCTTCGCAATTGCGAGCCTATATTAAAAATAACGGCTTGAAGAGCGGCATCGATGCCAGGATTAAACCGGGTAACGTTCCACCCAATAAAGGGAAGAAGAAGTTATGGGCCGGCGGTGAAGCCACTCAATTTCAAAAGGGTCACAAGCCGCACAATTATGTTCCTGTAGGCTCCGAGAGGGTTAACGGGGATGATTATGTCGACATCAAGATTGCCGACCCGAATAAGTGGCGCGGGAAGCACCTTATCGTTTGGGAGCAGCACTGTGGCCAATCTGTTCCGAAGGGACATGCAGTCATCTTTGGGGATGGGAACAGGCGCAACTTCGATCCGGATAACTTGATCCTGGTTACCCGCGGGTAG
- a CDS encoding DUF5348 domain-containing protein — MKSQIQVELEKLLPQIKRVTNMIKDAEEDWPAHFDRTNPDDLYLRIMFYQIQGKLDDVRRAIRSMVAPVLKEGVLFKRQNGRYELQDGTYFTSGESIEYLLEEPGEDSRWVSSRIEHNGEDYYLFGRMELPLQGLRVRIKDIPLWD, encoded by the coding sequence ATGAAGAGCCAAATACAGGTGGAGCTGGAGAAGCTGCTGCCACAGATCAAACGGGTCACGAATATGATCAAGGATGCTGAGGAAGACTGGCCAGCTCATTTTGACCGGACCAATCCGGATGATTTGTATCTCCGGATAATGTTCTATCAGATCCAAGGCAAACTGGACGATGTCCGTCGAGCAATACGGAGTATGGTAGCTCCGGTGCTAAAAGAAGGAGTTCTGTTCAAACGTCAGAATGGTCGATATGAGCTACAGGACGGTACTTACTTCACCAGTGGTGAATCCATAGAGTATCTGCTGGAGGAGCCTGGAGAAGATTCCAGGTGGGTGAGCTCACGCATTGAGCATAACGGAGAGGACTACTACCTGTTTGGAAGGATGGAGCTTCCCCTGCAGGGGCTGCGGGTTCGAATTAAAGACATTCCATTATGGGACTGA
- a CDS encoding IDEAL domain-containing protein, producing MHTGLKSISKKHYETLLGIHAEVVLEAAIEGRLRKLIDQALDRRDEVMFRKYVAELTDMKKGLV from the coding sequence ATGCATACGGGCTTGAAAAGCATCAGTAAAAAACATTATGAGACGTTGCTGGGCATTCATGCTGAAGTCGTGCTGGAGGCGGCCATTGAGGGACGGCTACGGAAGTTGATCGACCAGGCGCTGGACCGGCGAGATGAGGTTATGTTTCGGAAATATGTGGCCGAGCTAACCGACATGAAGAAAGGATTGGTGTGA
- a CDS encoding DUF6906 family protein — translation MKQGKRPTRRQKETIRASRLNPDNWLIERETPTELVLIARVSVGKTKTRTIRKDA, via the coding sequence ATGAAGCAGGGAAAACGGCCGACGCGCCGGCAGAAGGAAACGATCCGGGCCAGTCGGCTTAATCCGGATAATTGGTTGATTGAGCGGGAGACGCCTACGGAGCTGGTATTGATCGCAAGGGTCAGTGTCGGCAAGACAAAAACTCGGACCATCCGCAAGGACGCCTGA
- a CDS encoding DnaD domain protein — MSETAREPSLSGLLNQFEAIGGPEEFGPEGFAIAVALWRKSSKLGWMQTFQMTNTELQVQTGIATRKTLNLYRSKLVEAGIIAYEPPPRGSSRGTYTIHFQLVGSPKPVTSGNRSEEVGQEVVTVGNHFGNNFSEVDPKAVTSGNHFRTTVLKDLSSSASSASAAAAEPESYESFYSAHKRVFGFECNPFQASKLGVYIDQDGLDERVVIRAIERAALAATGYRFNLITKILDDYFYSGVKTLEAAVAWDANFDAKKQTGNTRASPSQSKQREEIDALQRFIEEDERREQAGSSEAIPRH; from the coding sequence ATGTCCGAGACAGCCAGAGAACCATCCCTTTCCGGACTTCTTAATCAGTTTGAAGCTATCGGAGGCCCGGAGGAGTTCGGTCCGGAAGGGTTCGCCATTGCTGTTGCTTTGTGGCGGAAATCCAGCAAATTAGGCTGGATGCAGACCTTTCAAATGACCAACACAGAGCTTCAGGTACAGACGGGAATTGCGACCCGTAAGACCCTGAATCTCTATCGATCCAAACTGGTAGAAGCCGGAATAATTGCATATGAACCACCTCCCCGGGGGTCTTCAAGAGGAACCTATACCATTCATTTTCAGCTTGTTGGATCACCGAAACCTGTAACCTCAGGTAACAGGTCGGAGGAAGTAGGGCAGGAAGTTGTAACCGTAGGGAACCACTTTGGGAACAACTTTTCTGAAGTTGACCCTAAAGCTGTAACCTCAGGGAACCACTTTCGGACCACTGTATTAAAAGATCTTTCTTCTTCTGCTTCTTCTGCATCTGCAGCAGCAGCGGAGCCGGAATCATATGAATCATTTTACTCAGCACATAAGCGAGTCTTTGGTTTTGAATGCAATCCATTTCAAGCGAGCAAGCTGGGGGTTTACATTGACCAGGACGGTTTAGACGAGAGGGTCGTTATTCGAGCCATTGAAAGAGCAGCTTTGGCGGCTACTGGTTATCGCTTTAATCTTATTACTAAAATTTTGGACGACTACTTTTATTCGGGGGTTAAGACCCTTGAAGCAGCAGTCGCTTGGGACGCTAACTTTGATGCTAAAAAGCAAACAGGGAACACAAGGGCATCGCCCTCGCAGAGCAAACAACGAGAAGAAATAGATGCGCTTCAGCGCTTCATCGAGGAGGATGAACGTCGTGAACAAGCGGGAAGTAGCGAAGCTATACCAAGACATTGA
- a CDS encoding MBL fold metallo-hydrolase, whose product MIDIQCLGSSSAGNAYRISDGHTELLLEAGFPYKSIQRALQFKMSDIAGCLITHEHLDHSKAAPDIMRAGINIYTSAGTATARGLSGHRLKVIKALEQFTIGTWTILPFGIQHDVEEPLGFLLANQDGDKLVFLTDTYYCRHRFRDLTHIMVECNYSLDIVNERVAAGHLHPAQKKRLLRSHFGLEHVKDFLKANDTRSVEEIWLLHLSDGNSDAERFKREIQETTGALVVVADR is encoded by the coding sequence ATGATCGACATCCAATGTCTCGGCTCCAGCAGCGCCGGTAACGCCTATCGCATCTCTGATGGGCATACCGAGCTTCTGCTGGAAGCCGGTTTTCCTTATAAATCAATTCAGCGGGCGCTTCAGTTTAAAATGTCGGATATTGCAGGATGCTTGATCACCCATGAGCATCTGGACCATAGCAAGGCTGCTCCTGACATCATGCGAGCAGGGATCAACATTTATACCAGCGCAGGCACAGCAACTGCTAGAGGGCTGTCAGGTCATCGCCTGAAGGTCATCAAGGCGCTGGAGCAGTTTACGATTGGTACTTGGACGATCTTGCCGTTTGGTATCCAGCACGATGTAGAGGAGCCGCTGGGTTTCCTGCTGGCTAATCAAGACGGGGATAAGTTGGTCTTCTTGACGGACACCTACTACTGCCGTCACCGCTTCCGGGATCTGACTCACATCATGGTGGAGTGCAATTACTCACTGGATATCGTCAATGAGCGTGTTGCTGCCGGACATCTGCATCCCGCCCAAAAGAAGCGGCTGCTGCGTTCTCACTTCGGATTGGAGCACGTTAAGGATTTTCTGAAAGCCAATGATACCCGCAGCGTGGAGGAGATCTGGCTACTGCACTTGTCAGATGGTAACAGCGACGCAGAACGCTTCAAACGGGAGATACAGGAGACCACCGGTGCTCTGGTGGTCGTGGCAGATCGTTGA
- a CDS encoding recombinase RecT — MDTADQTKQQTVPTEIAKKEPTQSERFMTKVISEFGSSVGEVALTNFQKRLAQNYFIALDAVLKTTEEKRLKKSDKFRDPVPAVWQHVNMEKLARDVVAMARVGFDPSQPNHINPIPYKNKNSGKYDITFIEGYRGIELKATKYGLDVPDHVTVELVYSTDKFRPVKKDSKNQYEGYEFEIVNAFDRGNIIGGFYYHSFSQAPEKNKLVIMTKKDIEKRKPDHASAEFWGGEKDKWENNKKVGTETIEGWYDKMAWKTIYRAAFGDITIDSQKIDDDYLRLKQMESDFAEAEVDEEIRANVMGL; from the coding sequence ATGGATACCGCAGATCAAACCAAGCAACAGACAGTTCCGACAGAGATTGCCAAGAAGGAGCCTACTCAATCAGAACGCTTCATGACCAAGGTCATTTCCGAATTTGGTTCCAGCGTGGGTGAAGTGGCACTTACCAACTTCCAGAAGCGCCTGGCTCAGAATTACTTCATCGCTCTGGATGCCGTTCTTAAGACCACTGAGGAAAAGCGGCTGAAGAAGTCGGATAAATTTCGCGATCCTGTACCGGCTGTTTGGCAGCATGTCAACATGGAGAAATTAGCTCGTGATGTGGTGGCTATGGCAAGGGTTGGATTTGACCCTTCTCAGCCTAATCACATTAACCCCATCCCTTATAAAAATAAGAATAGTGGCAAATACGACATCACCTTTATTGAAGGGTACCGAGGGATTGAGCTTAAGGCTACGAAATACGGGCTGGACGTTCCAGATCATGTAACGGTAGAACTTGTGTATTCGACAGACAAGTTCAGACCGGTCAAGAAGGATTCAAAGAACCAATATGAAGGCTATGAATTCGAGATTGTCAACGCCTTTGACCGCGGGAATATCATCGGTGGCTTCTATTATCACAGTTTTTCTCAGGCTCCCGAGAAGAACAAGCTCGTGATTATGACAAAAAAGGATATCGAAAAGAGAAAGCCGGATCATGCTTCTGCCGAATTTTGGGGCGGCGAAAAGGACAAATGGGAAAACAACAAAAAGGTTGGCACGGAAACAATTGAAGGCTGGTATGACAAGATGGCCTGGAAGACCATTTATCGTGCAGCTTTTGGAGATATCACCATCGACTCCCAGAAGATTGATGACGATTATCTGCGCCTGAAGCAAATGGAAAGTGATTTTGCTGAGGCAGAGGTTGATGAGGAGATCCGGGCAAATGTAATGGGCCTGTGA
- a CDS encoding AAA family ATPase, which translates to MNRIELERMALRNFKGIKEFVLTINGGHAAVYGDNATGKTTIFDGFTWLFFGKDSQNKADFEIKGLDGIGKVLQHKLEHEVEGVFLINGRRRTFRRVYAEKWTKKRGSATDAFEGHETSYFIDGVPVKKGEYTTEVDSLIKEDLFKLLTSQAYFNEQLKKEERRKTLLEVCGDLSDAEVIYGNKKLELLPAILGGRELDAHKKVVAARCAVINKEIKELPVRISEVQRQMPDVAELDEESLKEDIGTLRGRIEAREAELSRILSGGEIAVKEKRLREIESELLDIKGRLQSDVLGKVSIKRDEVNRMHVEVDKYRRTIEDKKQRIVQNERMAESRRRDADELRKEFAELKNLTFEHLEGHDVNCPVCGQSLPEEQVQATHDKAEADFNRKLAERKERINASGKVAVAEAQKFEDEISRLQGEITSLKDALGLLETEVTAADAELTDLRAGVKDPAADPEYAAKQGETTAVQQQIEQLRYSAQTAAGTVREEIRRLRDEVAEMEQDRAKFDGVRKAEARVSELEKQERELAAEYERLQHELYLCEEFTKTKVSMLDAKINSKFKLARFRLFEEQINGGLKEVCDTLYKGVPYDGGLNNAARINVGLDIINTLGNHYGFSAPIFVDNAEAVTRLIGTDAQVIQLVVSEADKRLRVETAAIQEAI; encoded by the coding sequence TTGAATCGTATCGAGCTGGAGCGCATGGCGCTCCGTAATTTCAAAGGAATTAAGGAGTTTGTCCTCACCATCAACGGCGGTCATGCCGCTGTCTATGGTGATAATGCTACCGGAAAGACAACTATTTTTGACGGTTTTACTTGGTTGTTCTTCGGCAAGGATAGCCAAAACAAGGCTGATTTCGAGATTAAGGGACTGGACGGAATTGGAAAGGTCCTCCAACACAAGCTGGAGCATGAGGTTGAGGGCGTGTTCCTGATCAACGGGCGCCGCCGCACTTTTCGCAGAGTGTATGCCGAGAAGTGGACCAAGAAGCGCGGTTCCGCGACGGACGCGTTCGAAGGGCATGAGACGAGTTACTTCATTGATGGTGTTCCTGTGAAAAAGGGAGAGTACACCACCGAAGTGGATTCCCTCATTAAAGAGGATCTGTTCAAGCTTCTGACCAGCCAGGCTTACTTCAATGAACAACTTAAGAAGGAAGAGCGTCGTAAGACGCTGCTGGAGGTATGCGGCGACCTGTCAGATGCAGAAGTGATCTACGGTAACAAGAAGCTGGAGCTTCTGCCGGCAATCTTGGGTGGCAGGGAATTGGATGCCCATAAAAAGGTTGTTGCAGCGCGCTGTGCTGTAATCAACAAGGAAATTAAAGAGCTTCCGGTTCGGATTAGCGAGGTGCAACGGCAGATGCCGGATGTGGCCGAGCTGGACGAGGAATCGTTGAAAGAGGACATCGGCACCCTTCGCGGCCGGATTGAGGCGCGAGAAGCTGAATTGTCCCGCATCCTGTCCGGTGGTGAGATAGCGGTCAAGGAAAAACGGCTCCGCGAGATTGAAAGTGAGCTGCTTGACATTAAGGGTCGGCTGCAATCGGATGTGTTAGGCAAAGTGTCCATCAAGCGCGATGAAGTCAACCGGATGCATGTTGAGGTTGACAAGTATCGCCGGACAATTGAGGACAAGAAGCAGCGCATTGTACAAAATGAGCGAATGGCTGAGTCGCGGAGACGGGATGCAGACGAGCTGCGGAAAGAGTTTGCTGAACTGAAGAACCTCACCTTCGAACATCTTGAAGGTCATGATGTTAACTGCCCAGTTTGCGGACAGTCGCTGCCGGAGGAACAAGTCCAAGCTACTCATGATAAAGCCGAGGCTGATTTTAACCGCAAACTGGCTGAGCGTAAGGAGCGGATCAACGCTTCCGGCAAGGTAGCGGTCGCAGAAGCTCAGAAATTTGAGGATGAAATCTCCCGGCTGCAGGGGGAAATCACCAGCTTAAAAGATGCACTGGGCCTATTGGAGACGGAAGTCACTGCTGCGGATGCTGAGCTGACGGATCTTCGTGCAGGCGTCAAGGACCCTGCTGCTGATCCGGAATATGCGGCTAAGCAAGGAGAGACTACGGCAGTGCAGCAACAAATCGAGCAGCTGCGGTATTCCGCGCAAACAGCAGCCGGAACGGTTCGGGAAGAAATCCGCCGGCTGCGGGATGAGGTTGCAGAGATGGAGCAGGACCGCGCCAAGTTTGACGGTGTTCGTAAGGCTGAGGCCCGAGTGTCTGAACTGGAGAAGCAGGAGCGGGAGCTGGCAGCAGAATATGAGCGCCTGCAGCATGAATTGTATCTTTGCGAAGAGTTCACCAAGACCAAGGTCAGCATGCTGGATGCCAAGATCAACAGTAAATTCAAGCTTGCCCGGTTCCGCCTCTTCGAAGAACAGATCAATGGTGGGCTGAAAGAGGTCTGCGACACGCTATATAAGGGCGTTCCGTATGACGGCGGACTGAACAACGCCGCCCGGATCAATGTCGGCTTGGACATCATCAATACGCTGGGCAATCATTACGGATTCTCGGCCCCAATATTCGTGGACAACGCTGAGGCGGTCACCAGGCTGATCGGAACGGATGCACAAGTGATCCAGCTGGTTGTAAGCGAAGCAGATAAGCGGCTGCGTGTTGAAACGGCAGCTATACAGGAGGCGATTTAA
- a CDS encoding transcriptional regulator, with protein sequence MAIGQFGPALEEALKRTGDTREKAGKAIHADASLVGKIAKGSRKATNPVMQAAAEHYDDGQLFLAAAAEVTGGAFVPWLDAADLHRSTTTLKTLEEIEEVEEALQRAPITKRPDQLSPSDRESIKTAIMEQIEAVTALVHNITALCRAYGFSFSGMFKAHREEMREKKYMK encoded by the coding sequence TTGGCAATCGGACAATTTGGGCCAGCATTGGAAGAAGCTTTAAAACGTACTGGAGATACCCGGGAAAAGGCAGGCAAGGCAATCCACGCAGACGCTTCCTTGGTGGGGAAAATTGCGAAGGGCAGCCGAAAAGCGACTAATCCAGTTATGCAAGCAGCTGCGGAACACTACGATGATGGGCAGCTCTTTCTGGCAGCGGCGGCGGAAGTGACAGGCGGTGCTTTTGTTCCTTGGCTCGATGCCGCTGACCTTCATCGTTCTACCACCACGCTTAAGACTCTTGAAGAGATTGAAGAGGTGGAAGAGGCGTTGCAACGGGCGCCCATTACGAAGAGGCCGGATCAACTCAGTCCTTCGGATCGCGAAAGCATTAAAACGGCGATCATGGAGCAGATCGAGGCTGTGACAGCACTGGTACATAACATCACGGCGCTGTGTAGGGCGTATGGGTTCTCGTTCAGCGGTATGTTCAAGGCTCATAGGGAAGAAATGCGCGAAAAAAAATACATGAAATGA